A single region of the Streptomyces virginiae genome encodes:
- a CDS encoding SCO2584 family spore wall biosynthesis protein: protein MPDDVGGKPFPDDGTPEDDADDRGGADHDFASVVFDEDFVRNAEIHEPSAAERQRAADRARAEAEAARAVAGGWTGDDDHDSYGYGHPDGYDDDHGWDHDRGYGYPDGPYGAYGGSLRPYRGRAPWLRPVAWVLAFVMGLGMVALAFSAVYRSASGEADPAPAPASTPRGEVTGVGAFTYPSVRQP from the coding sequence GTGCCGGACGACGTGGGGGGCAAGCCGTTCCCGGACGACGGGACCCCCGAAGACGATGCAGACGACCGCGGAGGCGCGGATCACGACTTCGCCTCCGTGGTGTTCGACGAGGACTTCGTCCGGAACGCCGAGATCCATGAACCGAGCGCCGCCGAGCGCCAGCGGGCGGCGGACCGAGCGCGCGCGGAGGCCGAGGCCGCCCGCGCCGTGGCCGGCGGCTGGACGGGCGACGACGACCACGACAGCTACGGATACGGCCACCCCGACGGGTACGACGACGACCACGGTTGGGACCACGACCGCGGCTACGGATACCCGGACGGCCCGTACGGGGCCTACGGCGGCAGTCTGCGCCCCTACCGCGGTCGCGCACCGTGGCTGCGCCCCGTCGCCTGGGTGCTCGCCTTCGTGATGGGCCTCGGCATGGTCGCCCTCGCCTTCAGCGCCGTCTACCGCAGTGCCTCGGGTGAGGCGGACCCCGCTCCGGCGCCCGCCAGCACCCCCAGGGGTGAAGTCACCGGCGTCGGCGCGTTTACGTACCCCTCCGTTCGCCAACCCTGA
- a CDS encoding glutamate-5-semialdehyde dehydrogenase — translation MTSLDAATSPVLATAQRSRTAAAAIAPLPRSAKDTALLAIADALEARTAEIIAANAVDTDKARAAGTSETVIDRLTLTAERVAAIASDVRDVAALPDPVGEVVRGSTLPNGIDLRQIRVPLGVVGIIYEARPNVTVDAAALCLKSGNAVLLRGSSSAYSSNTALVAILRDAVESAGLPADAIQLVPGESRDSVRELMRARGLVDVLIPRGGASLIKTVVEESTVPVIETGTGNCHVYVDAQADLDMAVDILINSKAQRPSVCNSAETLLVHRDIADAFLPRALDALAEAGVTVHGDARVLAAAEGGKVTALPATDEDWAAEYLSYDIAAAVVDSLDDAVTHIRRWTSGHTEAIVTTSQAAARRFTQLVDSTTVAVNASTRFTDGGQFGFGAEIGISTQKLHARGPMGLPELTSTKYIVTGDGHVR, via the coding sequence ATGACCTCGCTCGATGCCGCCACCTCGCCCGTCCTCGCCACCGCGCAGCGGTCCCGTACCGCCGCCGCCGCCATCGCCCCACTCCCGCGGTCCGCCAAGGACACCGCCCTGCTGGCGATCGCGGACGCGCTGGAGGCCCGTACGGCCGAGATCATCGCCGCCAACGCCGTGGACACGGACAAGGCCCGCGCCGCCGGCACCAGCGAGACCGTCATCGACCGCCTCACCCTCACCGCGGAGCGCGTCGCCGCCATCGCCTCCGACGTCCGCGACGTCGCCGCCCTCCCCGACCCCGTCGGCGAGGTCGTCCGCGGCAGCACCCTCCCCAACGGCATCGACCTCCGCCAGATCCGCGTCCCGCTCGGCGTCGTCGGCATCATCTACGAGGCCCGTCCCAACGTCACCGTCGACGCCGCCGCCCTCTGCCTCAAGTCCGGCAACGCGGTGCTCCTGCGCGGCAGTTCCTCCGCCTACTCCTCCAACACCGCGCTCGTCGCCATCCTGCGGGACGCCGTGGAGAGCGCCGGCCTGCCCGCCGACGCGATCCAGCTCGTCCCCGGCGAGTCCCGCGACTCCGTCCGCGAGCTGATGCGCGCCCGCGGCCTCGTCGACGTGCTCATCCCGCGCGGCGGCGCCTCCCTCATCAAGACCGTGGTCGAGGAATCCACCGTCCCGGTCATCGAGACCGGTACCGGCAACTGCCACGTCTACGTCGACGCCCAGGCCGACCTGGACATGGCGGTGGACATCCTCATCAACTCCAAGGCCCAGCGGCCCTCGGTCTGCAACTCCGCCGAGACCCTCCTCGTCCACCGCGACATCGCCGACGCCTTCCTGCCGCGCGCCCTCGACGCGCTCGCCGAGGCGGGCGTCACCGTCCACGGCGATGCCCGCGTCCTCGCCGCCGCCGAGGGCGGCAAGGTCACCGCCCTGCCCGCCACCGACGAGGACTGGGCCGCCGAGTACCTGTCCTACGACATCGCCGCCGCGGTCGTGGACTCCCTCGACGACGCCGTCACCCACATCCGCCGCTGGACCTCCGGCCACACCGAGGCGATCGTCACCACCTCGCAGGCCGCCGCGCGCCGCTTCACCCAGCTGGTCGACTCGACCACGGTCGCCGTGAATGCGTCCACTCGGTTCACGGACGGTGGCCAGTTCGGCTTCGGTGCCGAGATCGGTATCTCCACCCAGAAGCTGCACGCCAGGGGCCCGATGGGCCTTCCCGAGCTGACCTCCACCAAGTACATCGTCACCGGAGACGGTCACGTTCGGTAG